Genomic segment of bacterium:
AGGTTGGCCAATCTCATTTTGCACTCTGGGAGGTAATTTCGCAAGTTGCTCCGTTTGTGTGCCAAGAATGAAGAATATCCCTTCAGAGATTAATTCAGGGTTAGGTAGGTCGGACAGCATGCTGATTTGCGGATCCTGCTCTCGTTCGATATGATCCAATCCGTCCACGAGGATCAGAGTTTTGATCTTCGTTTTTTGCCAATCTGCGTGAAGAAGTTCTATCTGCCTGTGGAAGATATTCTGCAGTTTTGAGCGGTCTATTTCGTAACTTTTTTCTACCTTGAATCCGGCTTTGTCCAGCGCTAGCTTAATATCATGCAAGAAATTAGTCGATTCCCCGCGCAATGATGAAGGGTAATCTGGGACATAAGCGTAATACTCAATTATTCTTGCTTCTTCGATTGTGGGCAGGGTCTCTGATAAAAGGGTGGATTTCCCGGACCCCGGTGTTCCCATTAGAGCAATGTAACCTCCAGGGTTTTTGAAAACAGCTTCTTTAAGACTTGTGACTGTCTCATCAATTGGAACGTAGCTTTCCTTGTCAACTGGATACTTGTGGGGATGTTTGAATTCGTAGATATCCTCCAATCCTAATAATTTAAGAAATTCCAGACGTGTTAACTCAACAATTTTTTTAGAATCGGCAGCAAGATCGAATAAGACTTTGGCGATTCGCTCAATGAAATTTGTTTCAGAAGCGGAGAGCTTGAATCCAAATTCTAATTCACAATCCCTGGAGAACTCCTCAAATTCCTTCTCGTTTAGCCCGGTAGACTCTCTTAATTTCTCCAGTGCAGGCTTCCATTATTCAGGAATGCATGAGATGCCGGATTCCTTGATTATCTCCCAGCATTGCTTAAGAAAGGCGGCAAAAGATTTTTGCTTGGATTTATCTACGGAGGGATTCGAAAATACTTTGTCTAGTGTCGATGGATAATTGTTGGTTACTAAATGAACCACTATTCGTTTCGTTGGATTCAATTCTCGGAGCTGTCTTTGACCATCTGCTAATTGCTTAATCAAACTTGGTCTTTTCCCTGTTTTTACCAATTCTCGAAAAGTAAATGGTTTAGGATATTCGCTCCATTTAACTTGATAAGCATCTATTCGATTGTCCGAAACAATCTGGAGATCATCGACTCTCCCCGCATCAGGATCATTTACTCTTATCGAGTCAAAGGTTCTTAACTCTTCAAGGATTTTCGAGGTCGATACTCGATATTGATTTGAAAAGCCTATAGCTGCATGTCTTTCACCTTCTGCGGGAGGCGTGTTATACATTTCAATACCTCTTACTTGAATTTAATGACCTGTTTTAAAAACCCCAAACATAACTTGATAAGATTACTCCCTGGAACAAAGATGTCAATTCCCTGGTCCCTCTTGGGTAATTTAATATGGTATCTGTGGGATCACCTTGATGAGTTCTCAGAATTTAGTATATCAAGTGGATGAGTTATGAACCATCGGTCATCGGAGATACGGATGCATATCTACGCACAATAAGGGGCTGCTCCCAGGGTAGATTTTCCAGATGTGTATCAAATGCCCCTTTTTGACCCAATCCTTACTAAGGTTTTTCGTTAACTGAAGCATATCCTCATCTTACGTGTTTTCGCCTGAATTGTTCCCTTTGGCTCTTAGGATCAAAACAGCTCTCGCAGCTACACGAAACTAGGTCTTTTTCAGGCAAAATGAGCTGATGACACCATCATAAAGGGCAAGTTTAGCCTCAAAGATGGAGGTTGATATATCCTTTATGAAACGGCTTACTTTAGCGTGCGAAGTCGGAATCTTACTTCCCTATACTTCAAGGAAGAAGGAAGATTGAAATGATTCCCCAGTTCTTTTTGGAGGAGGGGAGAAAGAAGAAGAGAGAGGAGAGAGAGGGAGAGAAGAGAGGGGGATCCTGAACTGGGTTGAAAATGCAATCCTGGGCTTCTGGAGGGGTTCCAGGGGCATTGTGGAGGGAGAACAAACAAAAAAGTGATTGCAACAGATGCACAAAACCCAAAATACTGCCTGTAGTATCCTAACATATCACAATAAAGTCACTTGGACTTGACAAACTTATTTGTTTTACTTATACTAGGTTAGAGGTTTGAATGGGAGCTAGTTGCAACAAGGAATATAGGATATTTTCAAGGGAGATAGTGCTGAATTCAATCCAGGGGGATTGCTTCCCCCAGAATGTATTGTGAAGTAACGGTATAGCCCATCGATCCTGAAGGAGGCCTTTTTGAGGAGGGGCTTAGACAAGAAAGGTCTAGGCTAGCGTAAAGAGAATAATAGAGGCCGATTTTAGGAGGATTGATGTTAAACATCATGTTGACGGCGATGCTTCTGATAGGAGCATCAGGAGATAAGGACGGGCTTAGTTTTCAGGCATGTGTGGGATATGAACCTTCCGTGCTCTACAGAGGGAAGGAATTCAAGGGTTTTACAAATGCCCCTGCGGGCGCTTATCCAGACCCATCCTTAGTTCTTTACTTGAATCACACAGTAAGAGGCAAAATAGGCGTGGAAATATCCAATTTGATAATCATCCGAGCCATAGGAGGATTTTCCTACTCAGACCTGCCTAACACTTCTCCGCTTGTGTTTTTTCCATCTGATTCAACAGGAAGGTATTATTGTCTAAGCACGAATATGACCCTTAGTGCAATCAGCGTGGGAGGAGAGATTGGTATCCCCTTGAAAGCGCTTTCAAAGAGTTATACATACAACGGAGGGGATATATACGTTGGATCAGAAGGGGTATGGGGTGATTCTTACGGAGAAGAACACTGGATATGGTATGACAACCTGAATGAACCACAGAACTTGAAAAATTTCTACTACGTCAGCGATTTGAAAGGGATAGTGGGACATCTGGGCATTTCCTTTCCAGTCGTCAGCTTTGGAGGATTTTCGTTTCAGATGCATTGCCTTCTCAAAGGAGGGGTCTTAAGGGAAAGTGCAATGAACACCTATGATAAACCGGAGGAAGCTTCTCTCAGGCAGATGAGAATTCTTCCGACGTGGGGAGTTGCACTCGGGTTAACCTTCGACTATAAAGGAGGAAAATAATGAAGGGAAAAACCTCAATCGTTGTGTCACTGTTAGTCAGTGCTTTTTCGTTATCGCAGGCTGCCAATCCAGGTCCGTATCCAATAATCTTTATTCATGGACAACAGCAAACAGCTACGTGTGCTTCTGGCTGGCTTACATGGGATGATGAGGAATCAGTGATGCGTCAACTCGTTCCCCTATCCGGGCTAGGTTACAACAACTACACCTACGGCACACCAAAGAATTGTGACGTATCGTCAGTATTAACATCGACAGGAGGAGATCCACTCAAGGTATATAGCTTTTCTTACTACAACCCCGATGCTTCTCAGGGAGTCATTGGGGACAATTACTATTCGTCTGCAACCCTAGATCCCAAAGCCTCGAACTACCAAGCAGATTATAACACATCAGCGGCCAATGCTGAGTGGGCACAAAACCTTGCGACTTTCATAAATAAAGTTCTCACTGCCACAGGCGCATCCAGGGTAAATCTTGTTTGTCATTCAATGGGTGGGTTGGTTGTGAGAGATGCGATCACCTTCTACGGATGCGACGAAAAAGTTTTCAAAGTAATGATGATTGGAACCCCTAATCACGGTTTTACGGAACCCAAGTGGGTGGAGGCGATTTACGCTCTATTCGCTGATTATCCTACCTGGCAAAAACACGGCGAACTATTAGAAATGGCTTTGAATTCAGATTGGATTTTGGAGACCGTCAAATTCACCAGCACCTCAAGTAGTGGTTCAAAATTATGGGTCGATTGGCTCTATGATGCTGATAAAGGCACAATCTGGCCTAGTAATTACTGGTGGTCCGATCCCCCATTCTACGGGACCATTGCAGGAACGAGGCCTCGCATTTATACGGTTCTTTTTGCCTCTAACGACGGTGTTGTTGCCAGAAAATCAGTCGAGCTGGATTACTCGCAATTCAACAGGACTTATTTCAAATTCCATTACAAAGGTTCCAACGATCAGCCCTGGGAAGCTCTACCGACTTGCCAGCAAGTAAAGGAAGAGGTCAAAAAGTGGATATTCAACTACAACGTTCCTCCGGAGATTACCCGTGTGGACTGGACCAAATCTGCGAGTGCCATGGCAGCTATGAGTCTACTTTCCAAGAAACCACGTTGGAATGCTCAGGTTTATTTCAAGTATAAGGAAACATCCGGCTGGACTTTTGATAAGTATAAATTCTGGCGCAGAAGAACTGATAAAGAATGGGGCAGGCCCCTTGATGGAGGAGGAAGCTTCAAACAGCAGAGGAAGATTGATCCCAAGAATTTTCAGGGCATAAAGAAAGCATACCCAAGCGAAACATGGTATTGGAAAGTTGAAGTCCTTCACCATTATGATACCGATCCTCAATACTCTCTTTCTTCCGAACCGTTTCACTCGACCAGCCCAGCTGCATCGCCATCACCACCTCCACCATCGTGTCCAATCCTATATTCCTTTATAGGCAGAGACGACACTACAAGCGAGTATTGCTATCTACAGAATAATACCTTGCTTCCACGTTCTCAGTTTACAAGCGACACCGCGATTGACAATATTGTTCTTTCTTATCCACCTCCTCCTGAAAATGGCAACTACTACCTTTACGTGGCAGAGGAAAATACAGCTGTTTCTTACTTCACTGATGCAAGACTATATGCAGTAGATCATCCTATTGGAACTCAGGTCGCAACTTCAGCCCTGGGCGGAGTCTATGTTTATTCAAATGTT
This window contains:
- a CDS encoding T9SS type A sorting domain-containing protein is translated as MKGKTSIVVSLLVSAFSLSQAANPGPYPIIFIHGQQQTATCASGWLTWDDEESVMRQLVPLSGLGYNNYTYGTPKNCDVSSVLTSTGGDPLKVYSFSYYNPDASQGVIGDNYYSSATLDPKASNYQADYNTSAANAEWAQNLATFINKVLTATGASRVNLVCHSMGGLVVRDAITFYGCDEKVFKVMMIGTPNHGFTEPKWVEAIYALFADYPTWQKHGELLEMALNSDWILETVKFTSTSSSGSKLWVDWLYDADKGTIWPSNYWWSDPPFYGTIAGTRPRIYTVLFASNDGVVARKSVELDYSQFNRTYFKFHYKGSNDQPWEALPTCQQVKEEVKKWIFNYNVPPEITRVDWTKSASAMAAMSLLSKKPRWNAQVYFKYKETSGWTFDKYKFWRRRTDKEWGRPLDGGGSFKQQRKIDPKNFQGIKKAYPSETWYWKVEVLHHYDTDPQYSLSSEPFHSTSPAASPSPPPPSCPILYSFIGRDDTTSEYCYLQNNTLLPRSQFTSDTAIDNIVLSYPPPPENGNYYLYVAEENTAVSYFTDARLYAVDHPIGTQVATSALGGVYVYSNVLEPNQFYKDTIVWLPDSLDTLRQYVYPIDLLDQIGDIDTSIITANSLDTFYVSFPPVEWSNTGLLMSTGISPSQQISPVKNYYFSVCVPSGDTGWSPIPGGEALARHSTSDWIIDVSSSFMNADTESMTFKIICNANSIGYLDRVALVKIEPSGWSMTESQINNAIYWEQRQGVPVGTNISDLILHGSSPLLRANEQFALSYTAVPQDTMDTTMTRDFVFKTRGRYTYQVLSPGIEDRGELPKEYKFSIKDLLISPAQNVGISYQLPQSGKTTITVMDVTGRRMAVLVNGKQEAGYYTVNWDGKDQYGEKLRSGVYFVRISSGKYSNSTKVVMLR